Proteins encoded within one genomic window of Pongo pygmaeus isolate AG05252 chromosome 18, NHGRI_mPonPyg2-v2.0_pri, whole genome shotgun sequence:
- the SEPHS2 gene encoding selenide, water dikinase 2 has translation MAEASATGACGEAMAAAEGSSGPAGLTLGRSFSNYRPFEPQALGLSPSWRLTGFSGMKGUGCKVPQETLLKLLAGLTRPDVRPPLGRGLVGGQEEASPEAGLPAGAGPSPTFPALGIGMDSCVIPLRHGGLSLVQTTDFFYPLVEDPYMMGRIACANVLSDLYAMGITECDNMLMLLSVSQSMSEEEREKVTPLMVKGFRDAAEEGGTAVTGGQTVVNPWIIIGGVATVVCQPNEFIMPDSAVVGDVLVLTKPLGTQVAVNAHQWLDNPERWNKVKMVVSREEVELAYQEAMFNMATLNRTAAGLMHTFNAHAATDITGFGILGHSQNLAKQQRNEVSFVIHNLPIIAKMAAVSKASGRFGLLQGTSAETSGGLLICLPREQAARFCSEIKSSKYGEGHQAWIVGIVEKGNRTARIIDKPRVIEVLPRGATVAVLAPDSSNAASEPSS, from the coding sequence ATGGCGGAAGCCTCGGCGACGGGCGCCTGCGGAGAGGCGATGGCAGCGGCGGAAGGCTCCTCGGGCCCGGCGGGCTTGACTCTGGGCCGGAGCTTCTCGAACTACCGGCCCTTCGAGCCCCAGGCGTTGGGCCTCAGCCCGAGCTGGCGGCTGACGGGCTTCTCCGGCATGAAGGGCTGAGGCTGTAAGGTCCCGCAGGAGACGCTGCTCAAACTCCTGGCGGGACTGACGCGGCCGGATGTGCGGCCCCCGCTGGGCCGGGGCCTGGTGGGCGGCCAGGAAGAGGCGTCCCCAGAAGCCGGCCTGCCAGCAGGAGCGGGCCCCAGCCCCACCTTTCCAGCCCTGGGCATCGGGATGGACTCCTGCGTCATCCCCCTGAGGCACGGGGGCCTGTCACTGGTGCAGACCACGGACTTCTTTTACCCCTTGGTAGAAGATCCCTACATGATGGGGCGCATAGCTTGTGCCAACGTGCTGAGTGACCTCTACGCCATGGGGATTACTGAGTGTGACAACATGTTGATGTTACTCAGCGTCAGCCAGAGTATGAGTGAGGAGGAACGCGAAAAGGTAACGCCACTCATGGTCAAAGGCTTTCGGGATGCGGCTGAGGAAGGAGGGACGGCAGTGACCGGTGGGCAAACAGTGGTCAACCCTTGGATTATAATCGGTGGAGTTGCCACTGTAGTATGCCAGCCAAATGAGTTCATAATGCCGGACAGCGCCGTCGTTGGGGACGTGCTGGTGTTAACCAAACCGTTAGGAACCCAGGTTGCTGTCAATGCCCACCAATGGCTGGATAATCCTGAAAGATGGAATAAAGTAAAGATGGTGGTCTCCAGAGAAGAGGTGGAGCTGGCCTATCAGGAAGCCATGTTCAATATGGCTACCCTCAACAGAACTGCTGCAGGTTTAATGCACACATTTAATGCCCATGCGGCCACAGATATCACAGGCTTTGGCATTCTAGGACACTCCCAGAACCTtgcaaaacaacaaagaaatgaaGTGTCCTTTGTTATTCATAATCTGCCAATAATTGCCAAGATGGCTGCCGTCAGCAAGGCCAGTGGACGGTTTGGGCTTCTTCAAGGAACCTCAGCTGAAACCTCTGGGGGATTACTGATTTGTCTGCCAAGAGAACAGGCGGCTCGCTTTTGTTCTGAAATCAAATCCTCCAAGTACGGAGAGGGTCACCAAGCGTGGATCGTTGGCATTGTGGAAAAGGGAAACCGAACGGCCCGGATCATTGACAAGCCGCGAGTTATTGAAGTCCTACCTCGTGGGGCCACAGTTGCTGTTCTTGCTCCTGACAGTTCAAATGCCGCCTCTGAGCCTAGCTCGTGA